The following coding sequences are from one Verrucosispora sp. WMMD573 window:
- a CDS encoding DUF3817 domain-containing protein codes for MTVVRDKVTRLFVVAAIAEAISWAGLLAGMLVKYGPPGNELGVQVFGPIHGALFVVYGVLVLAVARVHRWSLLATLVALACAVPPFATVVFERWARRRGMLDVSEPAPQPAPVG; via the coding sequence ATGACCGTCGTGCGTGACAAGGTGACCCGACTGTTCGTGGTGGCGGCGATCGCGGAGGCGATCTCCTGGGCTGGGCTGCTGGCCGGGATGCTGGTCAAGTACGGCCCGCCCGGCAACGAGCTGGGGGTGCAGGTCTTCGGGCCGATCCACGGCGCGCTCTTCGTCGTCTACGGGGTGCTGGTGCTGGCGGTGGCCCGGGTGCACCGGTGGAGCCTGCTGGCCACGCTAGTGGCATTGGCCTGCGCGGTGCCGCCGTTCGCCACCGTGGTCTTCGAGCGCTGGGCGCGGCGTCGGGGGATGCTCGACGTCAGCGAGCCGGCACCGCAGCCCGCTCCCGTCGGCTGA
- a CDS encoding glutamate--cysteine ligase, protein MGEEVGVKTFSRQDRARYRDKVRRCLDVFAEMLRESRFDVDRPMTGLEIELNLVDADSMPAMRNADVLRAVADPSFQTELGQFNVEINVAPRRLAGTGTAEFEEHVRAALNSADQRARTVGAQLVMIGILPTVLPEHLTAATLSANPRYALLNEQIFAARGEDLRIAINGVERLAVTADTITPEAACTSTQFHLQVGPGQFADYWNAAQAIAGIQVALGANSPLFFGRELWRETRIPLFQQATDTRPEEIKTQGVRPRVWFGERWITSVFDLFEENVRFFPALLPVCDPEDPSETLAAGGVPTLAELRLHNGTIYRWNRPVYDVLRGRPHLRVENRVLPAGPTVLDTIANGAFYFGLVRALAEADRPLWSQMSFSAAEENFNTCARHGIDAHVFWPGLGYLPAAELVLRRLLPLAHHGLDRWGVEPDERDRLLGIIEQRCLTGRNGATWQVATLHRLESTDQLDRPDALRQVVRHYVELMHSNRPVHEWPIP, encoded by the coding sequence ATGGGCGAGGAAGTCGGCGTAAAGACGTTCAGCCGCCAGGATCGGGCTCGCTACCGGGACAAGGTACGCCGCTGTCTCGACGTCTTCGCCGAGATGCTGCGCGAGTCCCGGTTCGACGTCGACCGGCCGATGACCGGGTTGGAGATCGAGCTCAACCTGGTCGACGCCGACTCGATGCCGGCGATGCGCAACGCCGACGTGTTGCGGGCGGTGGCCGACCCGAGCTTCCAGACCGAACTCGGCCAGTTCAACGTCGAGATCAACGTCGCGCCGCGACGGCTGGCCGGCACCGGCACCGCCGAGTTCGAGGAGCACGTCCGCGCCGCCCTGAACTCGGCCGACCAGCGGGCCCGCACCGTCGGCGCGCAGCTGGTGATGATCGGCATTCTGCCGACCGTACTGCCGGAGCACCTGACCGCCGCCACCCTGTCGGCCAATCCCCGTTACGCGCTGCTCAACGAGCAGATCTTCGCCGCCCGGGGTGAGGATCTCCGGATCGCCATCAACGGGGTGGAGCGGCTGGCGGTCACCGCCGACACGATCACGCCGGAGGCGGCGTGCACCAGCACCCAGTTCCACCTTCAGGTCGGGCCCGGCCAGTTCGCCGACTACTGGAACGCCGCCCAGGCCATCGCCGGGATCCAGGTGGCACTCGGCGCGAACTCGCCGCTGTTCTTCGGCCGTGAGCTGTGGCGGGAGACCCGGATCCCGCTGTTCCAGCAGGCCACCGACACCCGCCCCGAAGAGATCAAGACCCAGGGCGTACGCCCCCGGGTCTGGTTCGGCGAGCGCTGGATCACCTCGGTGTTCGACCTGTTCGAGGAGAACGTGCGCTTCTTTCCGGCGCTGCTGCCGGTCTGCGATCCGGAGGATCCGTCCGAGACGCTCGCCGCCGGCGGGGTACCGACCCTCGCCGAGTTACGGCTGCACAACGGCACCATCTACCGGTGGAACCGGCCGGTCTACGACGTGCTGCGGGGCCGGCCGCACCTGCGGGTGGAGAACCGGGTCCTGCCGGCCGGGCCGACCGTGCTGGACACCATCGCCAACGGGGCGTTCTACTTCGGACTGGTCCGGGCGCTCGCCGAGGCCGACCGGCCGCTGTGGTCGCAGATGTCGTTCAGCGCCGCCGAGGAGAACTTCAACACCTGCGCCCGGCACGGCATCGACGCCCACGTCTTCTGGCCCGGTCTGGGTTATCTGCCGGCCGCCGAGTTGGTGCTGCGCCGCCTGCTGCCGCTGGCTCACCATGGTCTGGACCGTTGGGGTGTCGAGCCGGACGAGCGGGACCGGCTGCTCGGCATCATCGAGCAACGCTGCCTGACCGGCCGCAACGGCGCCACCTGGCAGGTGGCGACGCTGCACCGG